One Gallus gallus isolate bGalGal1 chromosome 11, bGalGal1.mat.broiler.GRCg7b, whole genome shotgun sequence DNA window includes the following coding sequences:
- the HAS3 gene encoding hyaluronan synthase 3 isoform X1: protein MPVSLSTALRVVGTSLFALAVLGGILAAYVTGYQFIHTEKHYLSFGLYGAILGLHLFIQSLFAFLEHRRMRAERQPVRLGRSVALCIAAYQEDPDYLKKCLLSVKRIAFPDLKVVMVVDGNGPDDTYMLDIFHDVMGSERAGSYVWRSNFHARGEGETEAGLQEGLAHVQALVRSTTYSCILQKWGGKREVMYTAFRALGDSVDYIQVCDSDTVLDPACTAEMLRILEADPRVGGVGGDVQILNKYDSWISFLSSVRYWMAFNVERACQSYFGCVQCISGPLGMYRNALLQQFLEDWYHQTFLGTKCSFGDDRHLTNRVLSLGYQTKYTARSRCLTETPTRYLRWLNQQTRWSKSYFREWLYNALWFHKHHLWMTYESVVTGFFPFFLIATVIQLFYRGRIWNILLFLLTVQLVGIIKATYACFLRGSAEMIFVSLYALLYMSSLLPAKMFAIATINKSGWGTSGRRTIVVNFVGLLPVSVWAAVLLGGLAYTAYSQDLLSDTEVAFLISGAVLYACYWVALLTLYLAMVARRCGKRKEQCGLVFAEV, encoded by the exons aTGCCAGTGAGCCTCTCCACGGCGCTGCGTGTTGTCGGGACCAGCCTCTTCGCGCTGGCGGTGCTGGGGGGCATCCTGGCTGCCTATGTCACCGGGTACCAGTTCATCCACACAGAGAAGCACTACCTCTCCTTTGGGCTCTACGGGGCCATCCTGGGGCTGCACCTCTTCATCCAGAGCCTCTTTGCTTTCCTGGAGCACCGACGCATGAGGGCCGAGAGACAGCCGGTGCGGTTGGGCCGCTCAGTGGCCCTCTGCATCGCCGCCTACCAGGAGGATCCCGATTACCTGAAGAAGTGCCTGCTCTCCGTCAAGCGCATCGCCTTCCCCGACCTCAaagtggtgatggtggtggacGGCAACGGCCCCGACGACACCTACATGCTGGACATCTTCCACGACGTGATGGGCTCCGAGCGCGCGGGCAGCTACGTCTGGAGGAGTAACTTCCACGCACGGGGCGAGGGCGAGACGGAGGCcgggctgcaggaagggctggCCCACGTGCAGGCTCTGGTGCGCAGCACCACCTACTCCTGCATCCTGCAGAAGTGGGGCGGGAAGCGCGAGGTGATGTACACGGCCTTCCGGGCGCTCGGAGACTCCGTGGACTACATCCAG GTGTGTGACTCAGACACGGTGCTGGACCCCGCCTGCACCGCAGAGATGCTCCGCATCCTGGAGGCCGACCCCCGCGTCGGCGGCGTCGGTGGTGATGTCCAG ATCCTGAACAAGTACGACTCGTGGATCTCCTTCCTGAGCAGCGTGCGGTACTGGATGGCCTTCAACGTGGAGCGCGCCTGCCAGTCCTACTTCGGCTGCGTGCAGTGCATCAGCGGCCCGCTGGGCATGTACCGCAACGCgctgctgcagcagttcctGGAGGACTGGTACCACCAGACCTTCCTGGGCACCAAGTGCAGCTTCGGGGACGACCGGCACCTCACCAACCGCGTGCTCAGCCTGGGCTACCAGACCAAGTACACGGCGCGCTCCCGCTGCCTGACGGAGACGCCGACGCGCTACCTGCGCTGGCTCAACCAACAGACCCGCTGGAGCAAGTCCTACTTCCGCGAGTGGCTCTACAACGCGCTGTGGTTCCACAAGCACCACCTCTGGATGACCTACGAGTCGGTGGTCACCGGcttcttccccttcttcctcATCGCCACCGTCATCCAGCTCTTCTACCGCGGGCGCATCTGGaacatcctcctcttcctgctgaCGGTGCAGCTGGTGGGCATCATCAAGGCCACCTACGCCTGCTTCCTGCGTGGCAGCGCCGAGATGATCTTCGTCTCCCTCTACGCCCTGCTCTACATGTCCAGCCTGCTGCCCGCCAAGATGTTCGCCATCGCCACCATCAACAAGTCGGGCTGGGGCACGTCGGGCCGCCGCACCATCGTGGTCAACTTCGTGGGGCTGCTGCCGGTGTCGGTGTGGGCggccgtgctgctgggaggcCTGGCCTACACAGCCTACAGTCAGGACCTGCTCAGCGACACCGAGGTGGCCTTCCTCATCTCGGGCGCCGTCCTCTACGCCTGCTACTGGGTGGCCCTGCTGACGCTCTACTTGGCCATGGTGGCCCGGCGCTGCGGGAAGCGGAAGGAGCAGTGCGGGTTGGTCTTCGCCGAGGTGTGA
- the CHTF8 gene encoding chromosome transmission fidelity protein 8 homolog isoform X2 gives MVQVIISSAGAGGLERWVLVELQGEVEPRGGGALPGSLLGDLHYTREVVQLEKPFAVLMKQAADPAGTRYAVTALIKTKLLFKTRPKPIITNVPKKV, from the exons ATGGTGCAGGTCATCATCTCCAG tgctggtgcaggcGGCCTGGAGCGCTGGGTGCTggtggagctgcagggagaggtggAGCCGCGCGGTGGCGGTGCGCTGCCTGGGAGTCTGCTGGGAGACCTGCACTATACACGCGAG GTGGTGCAGCTGGAGAAGCCCTTTGCTGTCCTGATGAAGCAGGCAGCCGACCCTGCGGGAACGCGCTATGCTGTTACTGCcctcatcaagacaaagctgcTCTTCAAAACGCGGCCCAAGCCCATCATCACCAACGTGCCCAAGAAGGTGTGA
- the CHTF8 gene encoding chromosome transmission fidelity protein 8 homolog isoform X1, whose protein sequence is MVQVIISSAGAGGLERWVLVELQGEVEPRGGGALPGSLLGDLHYTREGIPVLIVGHHILYGKVVQLEKPFAVLMKQAADPAGTRYAVTALIKTKLLFKTRPKPIITNVPKKV, encoded by the exons ATGGTGCAGGTCATCATCTCCAG tgctggtgcaggcGGCCTGGAGCGCTGGGTGCTggtggagctgcagggagaggtggAGCCGCGCGGTGGCGGTGCGCTGCCTGGGAGTCTGCTGGGAGACCTGCACTATACACGCGAG GGCATCCCCGTGCTCATTGTGGGCCACCACATCCTCTACGGGAAGGTGGTGCAGCTGGAGAAGCCCTTTGCTGTCCTGATGAAGCAGGCAGCCGACCCTGCGGGAACGCGCTATGCTGTTACTGCcctcatcaagacaaagctgcTCTTCAAAACGCGGCCCAAGCCCATCATCACCAACGTGCCCAAGAAGGTGTGA
- the UTP4 gene encoding LOW QUALITY PROTEIN: U3 small nucleolar RNA-associated protein 4 homolog isoform X1 (The sequence of the model RefSeq protein was modified relative to this genomic sequence to represent the inferred CDS: deleted 1 base in 1 codon), which produces MGEFEVHRVRFFGLVPAGVRCMAYQHNGRRLALARTDGAVEVYNFAANYYMEKAIPGHQTRSVEALCWARGERLFGAGLSGDITEYDLERLRPARAVDGFGGPIWSMAANNDGTRLAIGCEDGSVKLFQVVPGGGVQFEKNLDRQKGRVLCLSWHPSGTHLAAGSIDFIRVLDVHSGRTAQRIMVNCHVPKSKKRECVVWSIAFLSSGTVISSDSFGRVQFWDWERGTLQDSHTVSSSAALSLAVSEKEDSIVVGTSAGATYQFQLLPVKAGGQEKRWVRTKPFQHHTHDVRAVVHTPTALISGGLDAQLVIRPLMEKVQKKGYDAALRKFTLPHRRLVSCARKARLLLFQFSQHLELWRLGSTNKTGKDGETLPLSRMPEHLLQLKSKGPEHIYCSCVSPCGSWIAYSTASRFHLYRVQHEGDSISVKKVPGVPKLLLPAYQLLCASDSGRLFIASDRGSVHVVQLLEPGGCKHLHTLRPPAGTREAVYLLASSADGNWLAAVSGDWEVHVYSLKHFKHHCTVPTYSCAVTALAIHPTTNNLFISYSDQQLFEFSIPEKQYTAWSRAVQNSGLHKLWLERDSPITHIAFNPKNTSQVLLHDVYMLCVLDKSLPLPDDSAVLVNQSTLKQLSEPARRRQLHAFKICKKFQPLLFADLLDERCLVTVERPALDISAQLPPPVQQKKFGT; this is translated from the exons ATGGGGGAGTTTGAGGTGCACCGCGTGCGGTTCTTCGGGCTGGTGCCCGCCGGCGTGCGCTGCATGGCCTACCAGCACAACGGCCGCCGCCTGGCGCTCGCCCGCACCGACGGCGCCGTCGAGGTGTACAACTTCGCTGCTAATTACTATATGGAGAAG GCCATCCCCGGGCACCAGACACGCTCGGTGGAAGCGCTGTGTTGGGCA CGGGGGGAGCGGCTCTTCGGGGCCGGTCTGAGCGGGGACATCACTGAGTATGACCTGGAGCGGCTGCGCCCGGCCCGCGCCGTCGATGGCTTCGGGGGACCCATCTGGAGCATGGCTGCCAACAACGATGGCACTCGGCTGGCG ATTGGCTGTGAGGATGGCTCGGTGAAGCTCTTCCAGGTGGTGCCTGGTGGTGGTGTTCAGTTTGAGAAGAACCTGGACCGGCAGAAAG GGCGTGTGCTGTGCCTCTCCTGGCACCCCTCGGGGACCCACCTGGCAGCCGGCTCCATCGATTTCATCCGTGTGCTTGATGTCCACTCAG GCCGAACTGCCCAGAGGATCATGGTGAACTGTCATGTGCCGAAATCCAAGAAGCGCGAGTGCGTCGTGTGGAGCATCGCCTTCCTGTCGAGTGGCACCGTCATCAGCTCGGACTCGTTTGGGAGAGTGCAGTTCTGGGACTGGGAGCGAGGGACGCTGCAGGACTCCCACACtgtcagcagctcagctgccctcTCACTGGCTGTGTCGGAG AAAGAGGACAGCATTGTGGTGGGCACCTCGGCGGGGGCCACCTACCAGTTCCAGCTGCTGCCGGTGAAGGCAGGAGGCCAGGAGAAGCGCTGGGTGAGGACGAAGCCGTTCCAACATCACACCCACGACGTGCGAGCTGTGGTGCACACCCCGACAGCtctcatctctggag GCCTGGACGCCCAGCTGGTGATCCGCCCGCTCATGGAGAAGGTGCAGAAGAAGGGCTACGATGCAGCGCTGCGGAAATTCACCCTTCCCCAC CGACGCCTCGTCTCCTGTGCCAGGAAAGCCCGGCTCCTCCTCTTCCAGTTCTCCCAGCACCTGGAGCTCTGGAGACTTGGCTCTACTAATAAAACTG GAAAGGATGGAGAGACCCTTCCCCTGAGCCGCATGCCggagcacctcctgcagcttAAGAGCAAG GGTCCTGAGCACATCTACTGCAGCTGCGTCTCACCCTGTGGCAGCTGGATTGCCTACAGCACTGCCTCTCGCTTCCACCTCTACCGCGTGCAGCACGAGGGCGACAGCATCAGCGTCAAGAAG GTCCCTGGCGTGCCcaagctgctgctcccagcctaCCAGCTGCTGTGCGCTTCCGACTCGGGCAGACTCTTCATCGCCTCCGACAGAGGCTCTGTCCACGTGGTGCAGCTGCTGGAACCGGGGGGCTGCAAACACCTGCACACGCTGCGCCCGCCCGCAG GGACCCGGGAAGCTGTCTACCTGCTGGCGTCGAGCGCTGATGGGAACTGGCTGGCTGCGGTCAGTGGGGACTGGGAGGTGCACGTCTACAGCCTGAAACACTTCAAG CACCACTGCACGGTGCCCACCTACAGCTGCGCGGTGACGGCCCTCGCCATCCACCCAACCACCAACAACCTTTTTATCTCCTACTCGGACCAGCAG CTCTTTGAGTTCAGCATCCCCGAGAAGCAGTACACGGCCTGGAGCCGCGCGGTGCAGAACAGCGGGCTGCACAAGCTCTGGCTGGAGAGGGACTCGCCCATCACCCACATCGCCTTCAACCCCAAGAACACCTCGCAGGTCCTGCTGCACGACGTCTACATGCTGTGTGTCCTCGACAAGTCCCTG CCCCTGCCCGACGACAGCGCCGTGCTGGTGAACCAGAGCACCCTGAAGCAGCTCTCGGAGCCCGCCCGGCGCCGGCAGCTCCACGCCTTCAAGATCTGCAAGAAGTTCCAG CCGCTGCTGTTCGCGGACCTTCTGGACGAGCGCTGCCTGGTGACGGTGGAGCGGCCCGCCCTGGACATCAGCGCGCAGCTCCCGCCGCCCGTGCAGCAGAAGAAGTTCGGCACTTAG
- the SNTB2 gene encoding beta-2-syntrophin: MGTREAPSAPPLAALTANSVPPCGRGARPRVGARGGAERRGGGGGMAVWTRASKAGLLELLLRERWVRVAAELSGEALSLTAEPGEPTPGLNGVANGGGGGEWGGAEAAVPGCVRRVRVVKAEAGGLGISIKGGRENRMPVLISRIFPGLAAERSGALRLGDAILAVNGVDLRDATHDQAVQALKRAGREVILEVKFMREVTPYMKKPSLVSDLPWEGAAPQSPSLSGSEDSGSPQHHGARDRKVIPLKMCFAARNLSMPDLENRLIELHSPDSRNTLILRCKDTATAHSWFTALHANIMALLPQVLAELNATLGGSAGGREVKHVAWLAEQARLDGGRQQWRPVLMAVTEKDLLLYDAMPWTRDAWASPCHSYPLVATRLVHSGSGRRSPSLGSELTFATRTGSRQGIEMHVFRVETHRDLSCWTRVLVQGCHAAAELIKEVSVGCTLGGQEVKLCIHYEGGFTICRDEAGGSVLYRYPYEKLKMSADDGIRTLYLDFGGPEGELALDLHSCPKPIVFVLHTFLSAKVTRMGLLV, encoded by the exons ATGGGCACGCGGGAAGCTCCCTCGGCCCCGCCCCTCGCTGCGCTCACAGCCAATAGCGTCCCGCCATGCGGGCGGGGGGCGCGTCCTCGCGTCGGGGCCCGtggcggggcggagcggcgcggcggcggcggcggcatgGCCGTGTGGACGCGCGCCTCCAAGGcggggctgctggagctgctgctgcgggAGCGCTGGGTGCGGGTGGCGGCCGAGCTGAGCGGGGAGGCGCTGAGCCTCACGGCCGAGCCCGGCGAACCGACTCCGGGGCTGAACGGCGTGGCcaacggcggcggcggcggcgagtGGGGCGGCGCGGAGGCGGCCGTGCCCGGCTGCGTGCGGAGGGTGCGGGTGGTGAAGGCGGAGGCGGGCGGGCTCGGCATCAGCATCAAGGGCGGCCGCGAGAACCGCATGCCCGTGCTCATCTCCCGCATCTTCCCGGGGCTggcggcggagcggagcggcgcgcTGCGGCTCGGCGATGCCATCCTGGCGGTGAACGGCGTGGACCTTCGCGACGCCACCCACGACCAGGCCGTGCAGGCGCTGAAGCGCGCcgggagggaggtgatcctggaAG TGAAGTTCATGCGGGAGGTGACGCCCTACATGAAGAAGCCATCGCTGGTGTCGGACCTGCCCTGGGAGGGGGCTGCCCCGCAGTCGCCCAGCCTGAGCGGCAGCGAGGACTCGGGATCACCGCAGCACCACGGCGCCCGTGACCGCAAGGTCATCCCGCTGAAGATGTGCTTCGCCGCACGGAACCTCAGCATGCCCGACCTGGAGAACCG GCTGATCGAGCTGCACTCGCCGGACAGCAGGAACACGCTGATCCTGCGCTGCAAGGACACGGCCACCGCGCACTCCTGGTTCACAGCACTGCATGCCAACATCATGGCGCTGCTGCCGCAGGTGCTGGCGGAGCTCAATGCCACGCTGGGTGGCAGTGCCGGGGGCCGGGAGGTGAAGCACGTCGCGTGGCTGGCAGAGCAG GCACGGCTGGACGGCGGGCGGCAGCAGTGGCGGCCGGTGCTGATGGCGGTGACGGAGAAGGATCTGCTGCTGTACGACGCCATGCCCTGGACGCGCGATGCGTGGGCCTCACCGTGCCACAGCTACCCGCTGGTGGCCACCAG GTTGGTGCATTCGGGCTCAGGCCGCCGCTCGCCCTCGCTGGGCTCCGAGCTGACCTTCGCCACGCGGACGGGCTCACGGCAGGGCATTGAGATGCACGTCTTCCGCGTGGAGACGCACCGTGACCTGTCCTGCTGGACGCGGGTGCTGGTGCAGGGCTGCCACGCTGCTGCTGAGCTCATCAAGGAGGTGTCTGTGG GCTGCACGCTGGGCGGCCAGGAGGTGAAGCTCTGCATTCACTACGAGGGCGGCTTCACCATCTGCCGCGATGAGGCGGGCGGCAGCGTCCTCTACCGCTACCCCTATGAAAAGCTGAAGATGTCGGCGGACGATGGCATCAGGACCCTCTATCTGGACTTCGGAGGCCCAGAGGGGGAACTG GCGCTGGACCTGCACTCCTGCCCCAAGCCCATCGTCTTCGTGCTGCACACCTTCCTCTCGGCCAAAGTCACCCGCATGGGGCTGCTGGTGTAG
- the VPS4A gene encoding vacuolar protein sorting-associated protein 4A yields the protein MTTTTLQKAIDLVTKATEEDKAKNYEEALRLYQHAVEYFLHAIKYEAHSEKAKESIRAKCVQYLDRAEKLKEYLRSKEKQGKRPVKEAQNDTKGSDSDSEGENPEKKKLQEQLMGAIMMEKPNVRWSDVAGLEGAKEALKEAVILPIKFPHLFTGKRTPWRGILLFGPPGTGKSYLAKAVATEANNSTFFSVSSSDLMSKWLGESEKLVKNLFELARQHKPSIIFIDEVDSLCGSRNENESEAARRIKTEFLVQMQGVGNSSDGILVLGATNIPWVLDSAIRRRFEKRIYIPLPEEAARAQMFKLHLGNTPHSLTEADIHELARKTDGYSGADISIIVRDALMQPVRKVQSATHFKKVRGPSRTNPNLLVDDLLTPCSPGDQGATEMTWMEVPSDKLMEPIVCMSDMLRSLATTRPTVNTEDLLKVKKFTEDFGQEG from the exons ATGACAACGACCACCCTGCAG AAGGCCATCGACCTGGTGACCAAAGCCACCGAGGAGGACAAGGCCAAGAACTACGAGGAGGCGCTGCGGCTGTACCAGCACGCCGTGGAGTACTTCTTGCACGCCATCAAAT ATGAGGCGCACAGCGAAAAAGCCAAGGAGAGCATCCGCGCCAAGTGCGTGCAGTACCTGGACCGGGCCGAGAAGCTGAAGGAGTACCTGCgcagcaaggagaagcagggCAAGAGGCCGGTCAAGGAGGCACAGAACGACACCAAGGG GAGCGACAGTGACAGCGAGGGTGAGAACCCGGAGAAGAAGaaactgcaggagcagctgatgg GTGCCATCATGATGGAGAAGCCCAATGTGCGGTGGAGCGACGTGGCTGGGCTGGAGGGAGCCAAGGAGGCCCTGAAGGAAGCCGTGATCCTGCCCATCAAGTTCCCACACTTGTTCACTG GGAAGCGCACGCCCTGGCGAGGGATCCTGCTCTTCGGGCCTCCTGGCACTGGGAAGTCCTACTTGGCCAAGGCCGTGGCCACTGAGGCCAACAACTCCACTTTCTTCTCCGTGTCATCCTCGGACCTGATGTCAAAGTGGCTGGGAGAGAGCGAGAA GCTAGTGAAGAACCTCTTTGAGCTGGCGAGGCAGCACAAACCCTCCATCATCTTCATCGATGAGGTGGACTCACTGTGCGGCTCCCGCAATGAGAATGAGAGTGAGGCGGCCCGGCGCATCAAGACAGAGTTCCTGGTGCAGATGCAGG GTGTGGGCAACAGCAGTGATGGGATCCTGGTGCTCGGTGCCACCAACATCCCCTGGGTGCTGGACTCGGCCATCAGGAGGAG GTTCGAGAAGCGCATTTACATCCCACTACCTGAGGAGGCAGCCCGGGCCCAGATGTTCAAACTGCACCTGGGCAACACCCCACACTCTCTGACGGAGGCTGACATCCACGAGCTGGCACGGAAGACAGATGGCTACTCTGGGGCTGACATCAGCATCATTGTGCGGGATGCCCTGATGCAGCCTGTCCGCAAGGTGCAGTCAGCCACGCACTTCAAGAAG GTCCGCGGTCCCTCCCGCACCAACCCCAACCTTCTGGTGGATGATCTCCTGACGCCGTGCTCGCCTGGGGACCAGGGTGCCACCGAGATGACCTGGATGGAGGTGCCCAGTGACAAGCTGATGGAGCCCATCGTCTGCATG TCGGACATGCTGCGCTCCCTCGCCACCACCCGCCCCACCGTGAACACCGAGGACCTCCTGAAAGTGAAGAAGTTCACAGAGGACTTTGGGCAAGAAGGTTAA